The following are from one region of the Ruficoccus sp. ZRK36 genome:
- a CDS encoding site-specific DNA-methyltransferase, which yields MPRKKASKTVTKKQVEALTHEDASRKNIPTAEYESVMEAAQAAPKELRYPRNTDLDPQLVWRGKDEQDWSDLVVQAPPLYIQEKVHPKVLIEDLMRKTEREETGYDPQMDFFGDFNGIPEGADKTEFYQHDANWTNRMILGDSLQVMASLAEREGLRGQVQCIYLDPPYGIKFNSNFQWSTTSRDVKDGKQEHITREPEMVKAFRDTWRDGIHTYLTYLRDRLTVCRDLLSESGSIFVQIGDENVHRVRALLDEVFGDENHVADIVCLKTSSQTSGHLAGIADYVLFYAKKKDALKYRQLNQKKVLGEKGTTQYVWQLSDNLEESRIQKGEEPDGAVFAADNLASQSGGQTTRFEYQVNGKKFRVTRGGWKTNLQGMQRLDKSFRLKPIGNTLMYRRILSDYGVYPIANVWDDVLATGFSEQKIYVVQSSQKLIERCILMATDAGDLVLDPTCGSGTTAYVAEQWGRRWITIDTSRVALALARARIMGAKYPYYLLKDSDEGQQKEAELTRSAKSEVATYGNVRQGFVYERVPHITLKAIANNAEIDVIWEDYQTRLEPLREQLNQSLGKNWQEWEIPREAEKGWPAEAKKLHEQWWEQRIARQREIDASIAAKADYEYLYDKPYEDRKKVRVAGPFTVESLSPHRVLGVDEDDELIDPLEVKEPGDQFSQQKSFAEIILENLKTAGVQQAHKEDKINFTTLQAWPGDLVCAEGTYSEGEDGVEKRAAIFIGPEFGTVARADLVQAAREAGDAGFDVLIACAFNYEARTTDFDKLGRLPVLKARMNADLHMADSLKNTGSGNLFVIFGEPDIELLPDHHDMVRVKVNGVDVFKPQLGKVESCDADEIACWFIDTDYNEESFFVRHAYFLGASDPYKSLKTTLKAEINADAWDSLYSDTSRPFPKPSSGRIAVKVINHLGDEVMKVFRV from the coding sequence ATGCCACGCAAGAAAGCCAGCAAGACAGTCACTAAGAAGCAAGTGGAGGCGCTCACGCACGAGGATGCCAGCCGCAAAAACATTCCCACGGCGGAGTATGAGTCGGTCATGGAGGCTGCGCAGGCGGCACCGAAGGAGCTGCGCTACCCGCGCAATACGGACCTCGACCCGCAGCTCGTATGGCGGGGTAAGGATGAGCAGGACTGGTCCGACCTCGTTGTGCAGGCACCGCCGCTTTACATCCAGGAGAAGGTACACCCCAAGGTGCTCATCGAGGATCTGATGCGCAAGACCGAGCGCGAGGAGACGGGCTACGATCCGCAGATGGACTTCTTTGGCGACTTCAATGGTATCCCCGAGGGCGCGGACAAGACCGAGTTCTACCAGCACGACGCCAACTGGACCAACCGCATGATCCTCGGCGACAGCCTGCAAGTCATGGCGTCACTGGCCGAGCGTGAGGGGCTGCGCGGGCAGGTGCAGTGCATCTACCTCGACCCACCGTACGGCATCAAGTTCAACAGCAACTTTCAGTGGTCCACGACCTCTCGCGATGTCAAGGACGGCAAGCAGGAGCACATCACCCGTGAGCCCGAGATGGTCAAAGCCTTCCGCGATACCTGGCGCGACGGCATACATACTTACCTCACCTACCTGCGCGACCGCCTGACCGTCTGTCGCGATCTGCTTAGCGAATCCGGCTCTATCTTCGTACAGATCGGCGATGAAAATGTTCACCGAGTGCGGGCTTTGCTTGATGAGGTCTTTGGAGATGAAAACCATGTAGCGGACATTGTTTGCCTAAAAACGAGCTCCCAGACATCCGGACATTTAGCCGGCATAGCAGACTATGTTCTCTTTTACGCTAAAAAGAAAGATGCTCTAAAATACCGACAACTAAATCAAAAGAAGGTATTAGGAGAAAAGGGAACCACTCAGTATGTCTGGCAACTTTCTGATAACCTTGAGGAATCGCGCATTCAAAAGGGAGAAGAACCAGATGGAGCAGTATTTGCTGCAGACAATCTAGCTAGCCAGTCCGGAGGACAGACGACTCGCTTTGAATATCAAGTAAATGGTAAAAAGTTCCGTGTCACTCGGGGAGGTTGGAAAACTAATCTCCAAGGCATGCAAAGGCTAGACAAGTCCTTCCGGTTAAAGCCAATCGGAAATACTTTGATGTATAGGCGCATACTTTCGGATTATGGAGTATATCCTATCGCAAATGTTTGGGATGACGTTCTCGCCACAGGATTCTCAGAACAGAAAATCTATGTAGTGCAAAGCTCTCAAAAGTTGATAGAACGCTGCATCCTCATGGCCACCGATGCCGGTGACCTTGTCCTCGATCCAACCTGCGGCTCTGGAACGACCGCCTACGTTGCTGAGCAATGGGGGCGACGCTGGATCACGATTGACACCTCACGCGTTGCCCTGGCCTTGGCGCGGGCACGCATCATGGGAGCGAAGTACCCGTACTACCTGCTAAAGGACTCCGATGAAGGCCAGCAGAAGGAAGCCGAGCTGACCCGCAGCGCGAAGTCAGAGGTCGCCACTTACGGGAACGTCCGCCAGGGCTTCGTTTACGAGCGTGTGCCACACATCACGCTGAAGGCCATCGCCAACAACGCCGAAATCGACGTCATCTGGGAAGATTACCAGACGCGCCTCGAACCGCTTCGCGAGCAGCTAAATCAGTCACTTGGTAAGAACTGGCAGGAATGGGAAATCCCCCGCGAGGCGGAGAAGGGTTGGCCAGCCGAAGCGAAGAAGCTCCATGAACAATGGTGGGAGCAGCGCATCGCCCGGCAGCGTGAGATCGACGCCTCCATCGCCGCCAAAGCCGACTACGAGTACCTCTACGACAAGCCCTACGAAGACAGAAAAAAGGTGCGTGTGGCCGGTCCGTTTACCGTCGAAAGCCTCTCGCCGCACCGCGTACTGGGCGTCGATGAGGATGATGAGCTGATCGACCCGCTGGAAGTCAAGGAGCCCGGCGATCAGTTCAGCCAGCAAAAGTCTTTCGCCGAGATCATTCTGGAAAACCTCAAGACGGCGGGCGTCCAGCAGGCCCACAAGGAAGACAAGATCAACTTCACCACCCTACAGGCCTGGCCGGGAGACCTAGTCTGCGCCGAGGGTACCTACTCCGAAGGCGAAGACGGTGTGGAAAAACGCGCAGCCATCTTCATCGGCCCGGAGTTTGGGACCGTCGCCCGTGCCGACCTCGTCCAAGCTGCCCGAGAAGCCGGTGACGCCGGGTTCGATGTCCTGATCGCCTGTGCCTTTAACTATGAGGCCCGCACGACGGACTTTGACAAGCTCGGACGCCTCCCCGTGCTCAAGGCCCGGATGAATGCCGACCTCCACATGGCCGACTCCCTCAAGAACACGGGCAGCGGCAACCTGTTCGTCATCTTCGGCGAGCCCGACATCGAGCTACTGCCCGACCACCACGACATGGTGCGCGTCAAGGTCAACGGCGTGGATGTCTTTAAACCCCAACTGGGCAAGGTCGAATCCTGCGACGCAGACGAGATCGCCTGCTGGTTCATCGACACCGACTACAACGAGGAGAGCTTCTTCGTCCGGCACGCGTACTTCCTCGGGGCCAGCGACCCCTACAAGAGCCTCAAGACCACCCTCAAAGCCGAAATCAACGCCGACGCCTGGGACTCGCTCTACAGCGACACCAGCCGCCCCTTCCCCAAACCCAGCAGCGGCCGCATCGCCGTCAAAGTCATCAACCACCTCGGCGACGAGGTCATGAAGGTGTTTAGAGTGTAA